The Halococcus salifodinae DSM 8989 DNA window CGGATCTCTGCCTCGACCCCCTCGTTGAGGTCCATACCGAGCTGTAGGCTGTCCAGCAGCCGCTGCTCAACGTTGTCGGTGATCAGGTCGTGGGCCGCCTGGTTGTCACCACTCTCGAAGAGCTTCTGAGCAGCCTTCTCGATCGTGTCGCGCTCGGCGAGCAATTCCTGCTCGAAACCTTCGATCGCGCCGACCACGCCGGGCAGGAACTCGCTTGGTCGCTCACCGGTGAGGTACAGCAACCGTTTGAACTCACGGGTCGCGTAGCGCGTGCCCTCCTGAAATTGCCAGCCATGGTCCAAGAAGTTCGATGCGGAGTTTTTCGTCATGTACCGATGCTGGCGGAACTCCGGCGGAACCTCCTCAGCGGCGATCGGGATCGGCACGAAGGGAGTGGTGATCGCGCTCGTCACCGCGGTCCAGAGCGTCTGTAGTTTCTTGTGCGCGTCGGGACGCAGGTGGGCGACCTGGCCGTAGCCAGCAAAGTCGGTCGACCACCGGGGATCTCGGACCACGGCAAGCATGTCTTCGAGGCTCAGGGGGGTCTGGTTTTCGAGTTCCTTCTCACGCTTCAGGGGGTGACGGGCATCCTGGAAGAACGTGGCGTAAATGTAGTCCTCGACCGGCTTCTCGGCAGGGAACTCGCCGACGCCGTACACGTCGAGCAGATTCAGGGTGTCACCCCTGCCGTCCCACCACCCCTGCTCCTTGGCGAAGCTCAACAGTTTATCCGAGGCCATGAAGTCCGGGTTGTCCTCGTGGTCGGCCGGGAAGTCGAGGATGTAGCCGAAGTACGACACCCTGACCTCGTCCGAACCGAGGCGTTCGGCGGCCCACAGATCACCGTCGGGATGGGCGAAGTTGATGAAGACCCAACCTTCGTTCTCATCGGCGAACAGGTGTGAGTTGCCACCGTAAGTCGAGTAGCCGTGCTCGTCCATCAGCCCACCGACGACCTCGACGGCCTCTTGAGCGGTTGAGGCGCGCTCCATCGCGGCCTGCGCCAAGTCCGAATACTGCGGGCCGCGCAGGGGTGCCGCCTCTTCAGCCATCGTGACGAGCTCCTCGCGCGAGGGCGACCAAATATCCCGCGCAGCCAGGCCGTGCTCATTCAATCCACCGTTGGTCAGCGGCGGCGGAAACCCAGCCCACTCAGAGTAGAAAGAGGAGATGTACTTGTTGGTCTCTTCAGCCTGTGGAATCTCCATCAGTTCGCCGGAGATACTGGCGTTCTCAGTGACACCTACCGTAGTGGTGGCGTCTTTAGGGAACTGCTGACGTGGGACGATATCGATCCAGTGGCTGGACTGTTCGTGCCCGAACCCACCCAACATGGTCGACCCATCATCGGTCAGATCGCTGCCGACGTAGAAGCCGATACTCTTGGTCGGTGGATTCTTTGTTTTGGTCGTAGTGGTCGCGTCGGCGTTCGGGTTGCGTGCGGTTGCGTCCTTTTCACCGGAAGCGTTGCTTCCTCTCACGTATCCGGGGAGGAGTGTGGAGGCAGCTGTAAGCGCCCCGAACTTTCGTCGTGTGAGATGTATCAGGCTCATTGCGCCGTCGCCTATCGGACGATCGTTCATTAACTACTTTCCACAATAACAGAACATCATTAATTGGGGGTGGATACGCTCTTGGCAGAGCCTCTTGGTCTTCTGAGGGTCAGATTTTTCAAAGCGCTGAGTGTAGCTTCAACCGTGAACTAGCCGGTTTACCGTAAGTTATACCGTAAACTGGCTCGTAGACCGTTCATGCCTCCAGAGGGTTACACGACAATCACGGTTAGCGACAGATTGGCCGCTAAACTCACTCGAATCATGGCGCGTCATGATTGCTCCAGCTACGCTGAAGCAATCAAGTATGCTGCCGATACGACACTCGTTCAGGAAGATGAAATCACTATACGGGAGCTTGTTCAGCTCCTCGCCGAACGCGTTGACGAGGTAGACGAAAGCGTCTTACAGTAAAACTTACGGTAAACTGCTAATTTGAGGGTTGATGCTACACTGAGTCTCTGAACTGAGAATACATAGTTTTGAATGAGTACACGCTCAAGGTGCCCTTCGGTTTCTATTCCCCTTCCTAAAGGAAGTGTACTCGCGGTTCGTGAAGAAATTTCTCCAGAGGGGAGCGGAAGCCTACTTGTCTGCTGATTAGGCTTCAGTGGTCGTCATGTTGCCCATCATCTCCGTCTCCGTCATATTGCCGGTCATGTTGCCTTCCATTCCGGTGGTCTCCTCCATGGCAGTACCTTCCATTTCAGTAGTTTCTTCCTCCATGGCGGTGCCTTCCATTTCGGTGGTCTCCTCCATAGCAGTACCTTCCATTTCAGTGGTTTCTTCCTCCATGGCGGTGGTTTCCTCTTCCTCCATAGCAGTGGTTTCTTCTCCGCCTTCCATTGCGGTAGTCGCTTCGCCCGCTCCGCCCGCTTCGCCTGCGGTAGTTCCGTTACCGCCACCGCCGCCTCCGCCGCCGCTACACCCGGCGAGCACGAGTGTGAGGGCAACAAGACCGATCATGGCTGTACGCTTCGAGACTACGTCCATCTGTTTTAGCTTCGAGAGCATGTTTCTCCGTTCGCGGTGAGATAGGGGATCCATTTAATCAGGAGTTCCGAACGACAGTTTGTGTGCATGAGACGGGCGGCTAACCGCGGCAGACCTCTAACCACGAGTGGATGTCACAGAAGACATCCGCGTTCGAGCCGGCGATCAGGCGGCTCGAACGCCAAGCCGCGGAATCGATTCACGAAGACACGGATCTTCTCACGGTAGTTCATGGGTTTGACCTCAGCCTCGCTGAGGTCTACGAAGTCAGCGAAATCGAGTGGAACGCTCGCTACGGCTACGAACCGATGGTTCGGGCATTCTACTGCAAGGAACTCGCTGGTTTCACGACCGAGGAGCTTCACGAGTACCTCACCGACGCCGAGCGTGCCCGCACGCTCGGCTTCGACCCCGATCAGTTCGCTCTGGGGAAGACCGCGCCGGGGCGAACCACGCTCGGTCGCGCGTGGCGCGAGCGCTTTCCCGAGCGGCTCAAGACGTTCATCCAGAGGTCTGCTGAGCGTATTCTCGGTGTTGCCCACGAAGTGGGCAACCCACTCGGGATGCGCGCTCTCGAATCCGAAGACAAGAGCGATCTCTCCAGTCGGTCCGAACAGCGCTACATTGACAGCAAGGCGAAGAAGGTGACGCAAGCGCTGTGTGAGTACGTCTTTCCGGCGATGGACCTCGACCGGCCGGACGACGGAACGCGGTATGACGATACCGCGTTCCTCGAGCTCCAGAGCTATCTTGGATTGACGGATACAGCTGCCAACCAGGGAAGCCGACTCTTCGACGAGGAAACCACCCGCGAGAGCGGTGGGCCAGATAGCGATACTCACCTCCACTACATCAAGCAAATCGAGGCGATGGGAGTGGTCAGCGTAACTTTTGGACATCTGGGAGAAACGTTTCAATCCAGTGGCTGGCGAAGCTCAGTCGATGGCTCAATCGAAGAAATTCCTCGACGAGGAACTCTCTGAAGTGGTCTTTGTCCTCGAAGATNATCCAGTGGCTGGCGAAGCTCAGTCGATGGCTCAATCGAAGAAATTCCTCGACGAGGAACTCTCTGAAGTGGTCTTTGTCCTCGAAGATGGTTGGCGAAATCTCTCGTTTGAGGTCTTTCCACAGCGGTTCGATCGCGTTCAGCGTTGGCGAGTACGGCGGGATGAAGACGAACTCGATGCCGAGTTCGTCGGCCCGTTGTTGGGTGAGTTTCGCGTGATGGGAGCTGTAGTTGTCGGCGACGAGCAGAATCCGCCCCACCGGATTCTGCTCGCGAATCTCTTCGAGCGCCTCAACGATCGTCTCCTTGACCAGTTCGTCTTTGAACGTGATCACGCTCTGGCCAGTNAGAATCCGCCCCACCGGATTCTGCTCGCGAATCTCTTCGAGCGCCTCAACGATCGTCTCCTTGACCAGTTCGTCTTTGAACGTGATCACGCTCTGGCCAGTTATCGCGTAGAAGCCGATCGAGCGCCACGGAAACGTCACCAACGGCTTTGGAATCGTGACCGTGCGGTCGAACGACCACATCCGTTGAGAGTTCTCAAATGGCTGTGGCCACGCTTCGTCGAAAGAAGCCCAGTACGATGGGATCATCNGGATCCATCGGGCGCGGCTTCGCGTAGTTCATGCCGGCAGCTCGAAGCTTCCGGCTCAGGTGTGCTGGGTGGTACGTGACGCCGTAGCGGTCTTCGATGAGCGCATGAATCGCTCGCGGCGTCCACGGCTGGCCCTCTTCGAGGATGTCACAGAGTTCGTCGAACTGCTCGTTGGTGAGCTTCGGCGGCCGTCCGCCGCCGAAGCCTGGCCGGAGGCCTTCGACACCGGCTTCGTTCCACGCGCGTGCCCACCGACGCGTCGTGGATCGAGAGATCCCGACGCGGTCGCCTGCTTCTTCGTGCGTATCGCCAGCGTAGAGATTCTTCACGTAACAGAGCCGCCGGACGAGACGCGTCTCGTCCGCCTTTTGCGCATCTGCAATCGCTCGATCAAGCTCATCACCCGACAGATGTCTCACCAACAGACCTCGCCGATTGTTCTTCATCACCGTAGAGAGGCGCTCTAAGGGGTCAGCTCTTTCGCAGACCACTCAGATCGCCTCGATGGTCAACGGGGCGATTGCGGAGATGGTGGATGTGGCCAAGCGCTACTACTCGATAGATCGCCACGTCGACGTGGCGATCGATGTCACCTACATCGCCTACTACGGCGATCGCGACGAGTTCCAGATGAGTACGGGCGCACCATCGAACAAATCCTACTCATGGTGTTACAAGATGGCGACCATCTCGATCGTGGGCGATGAGGTGAAGTTCACGCTGGGGATGCGGCCGCTGTGCCGCCGCTTTCCCTCCATGCCTCGGAGGGTTCTCATGGACCAACTGCTCGACATAGCAAGCGAGCACGTCTCTATCGGGACAGTGTATGCCGATGCTGGCTTCGACAGCATCGGCGTGATGCATGTGGTCGAGGAAGCGGGTTTCTCCTACCTCATCCGGAAATCGTCGGACGATCGAGTTGACCGCTTCGTGGCTGGTATGGACCACGACGTCGCCGTGAAACAGACTCACGAAATGGAGAAAACCATCCGAGGAGAGAAGGTGACGGTCACCCCGACGCTCGTCGGGGTTCCCTCGGATCGTAAGGAGGATGCAACGGTGACGTTCGTGACGAATCTGTCAGTGGATGACGCGACGAAACAAGCACGAGGGCGTACGCGCCGCGTGATGCGGCGGTACGCCCGAAGATGGGGTATAGAGAACAGCTACAAGTCGATCAAGGATTTCCTCACGTGGACGACCTCACGGAATACTGCCGTGCGCGTGTTCTACTTCGGGTTTGCTGTGATTCTCTACGACATGTGGCTGCTGGTTGACCTGCTGATACAGGTCAACCTCGACATCGAACAGCGACTCAAACCACGCGTGCCTGCGCGGACGTTCCTGAACATCGTCCGCAAAGATATTCCGGTGACGTAGGCGTTCCGCGGCAGCGGAACGCCGTCTCGTCAGAGACATCTGAACCCACCCGCTCTGTTTTCGGAGGTGATATCGACGGAAGGAACAGTCAGTGTGGTAGGTTGGCGAACGAGATCAACCACGACAATTTTCCACACCTTCGGGCAGTGCAGTTATCGGACGCTCAACGATTTCAGATGCACATTCCGAACACCTGGTTAGTGCCTAAGAGAAGTTTTGCACATAGGCCAGTGACGATTCTCTGTCTGTAGACTTAGAGACGCGGACTCTCTCCTCATCCATGCCCAGAACTTACCTGAACCACTAATAACTCGCCGCCTGCTCTCTTTCTGCGGCGTATCCGCTAGAGGAGTCGTTGTCGTCATCAGAGAAACATTCAAAAAAGGTATGATTCGAATCGTTCGATGGCTGTCATCAGCGACAGCTACTGCATCTTCTGAGCGGAGAATCGCGTATCGAAGGTTGTGAAACAGTGAGTCACTGACCCTATCCCGACTCCGCCTTGCGTTCAACAAGATATCCTATGAACAAGTCACAGGCCATTAGGCGGATTGGAGTTCTACCATCGATGCCTCGAAGTCTTCGACGAACGCGCCTTGTCCGCCGGCATTGTATGTTCCGCGGTCGGTTTCAATGATGAGCGTGTTCTCGACCGGGAACGAGCTGTTCGTCGGTTCGAGCAGTGATTGTCGGACATCAACAATGATACCATCGAGTTCATTTGGGCCGTCTTCACTGTGGAGGGAACGACCGGTGACGCGTGCGCGGATTGTGGAACCGGTGCGGATGTGGAGCGCCGCCTGCAAAACCGCGTGGCGAAAGTCCCGGTACGTCGCCGGTAGCGGCTCCGGATCGGCCGCGTAGATCTCGGAGGCTATCGGGAAGTAGTTCCCGAGAAACGAGCCCACGATGACCGGGCCGAGCTGTTCCTGTGCGAAGACGATCGCCTGCGCGGCGTTGTTCGCGCGTGAAAACATTTCGGGCGGTGCAACGAGCCCCAGTTCCCGGTCGACGGTGAGGATCGTCGGCGTCGGCTGATCCCACACGCGGGCGACCGAGGCCAACTCGTCAAGGCCGAGGTCGTCGTCGGGCTCCGCCCCTGTGACGAGGAGCACGACGAGCACGTCGCGCTCGATCGCGTCCCGGAGCTCCGTGGCGACGTCATCGAGCAGTCGGTGGGGGATCGCGAGCATCACCTCCTCTTCCGCGCGTCCGAGAAGCTCGGCGACGCGCTTGAGCACGGTGACGCGTGATTTGACGACCTCGAAGCTCTCCGAGCGGGGGGCCGCCTGCGAGAAGCGCGATTCGAGCGCCGGTTCCATTTTTTCGAGGCCGTCGGCGAGAGTGTCCACGACGCTCTCGGGCGGGTGTGCCCGAATCGTTGTCGGCACGACGTGATCGTTTACCTCGACGAACCCCCGATCGGCGAGCGTTTCCGCGACGCTGTAGACGTGGCGTTTGGAGACGTCCGCCTCGTCAGCGACGACGCTCGCCTTCGCTTCGCCCTGTTCCAGAATCGCCAGATACGTGTCGATCTCCTTGTCCGACAGGCCGAACTGCTGTAACAGCTGCTCGATCGAGGGGTCATTCATGGCAGTCGCTCACAGCGGCTGATACTTACAGTATCCGGTGGTGACGGACGCCGCCGCGGTGGAGTCACCGTCATTCCTGACCACTGGGTATCAGGACAGCAATATCATCGATCCGGATTCCGTCTCCAGTCAGCGCGGACTCGTCAAACAGATCGGTGTGTTCGACGGCCCGGTCGAGAGTCACAATCACCGGGTCGGGGCCGAAGTTCAGCACGACGATCAGCCGTTCGTATTCGGTGCCACGTTCGTAGGCGACGACACGTTCGGGATCGCCGGTGTGGACGTCACACGCGACGGGCTCGACGCCAGAGGCGCAGAGTGCCGGATATTCGTTGCGCAGCGCGATGAGCCGGCGATGGAACTCGGTTAAAGCGGCGTCACCGTCGTGCCAGCGCATCGTGCCACGATCCGTGGGAACGCCGCGTTCCTGACCGTAGTAGACCATGGGAACGCCGGGAAGCGTAAACGTTGCAGCCGCGGCGGGCCGCAGGCTGCCGTCGTTGCATTCGGTCGCGTAGCGGTCCTCATCATGGTTCTCGACGTAGCGCATATGGAGCGCCTCGTTGGGATAGCCGTGGCGACGCGAATCATCAAGCGCGTCGAACAGACTGCTCGCCGGTGCGTCGCCAGTGCCGATATTCCGGAGCACAGCGTACAGATCGGTGTCGTAGTGAACGTCAAACTCGTTCTCTCGGAAGGCGGCGTCCCGCGGAACGGTCTCGTCGAGCAGGAGAAACTCCTCATCCCGTGATTTCAAACGTTCGCGGACTTCTTTCCAGAAGCCGTGTGGGATGCCCCATGCCACGTCACACCGGAACCCGTCGACCAGCGGTGCCCATTCGTCGATGACGTCGAGCATCCACTCACGGACGGCGAGGGAATCGTAGTTCAGGTTCGGGATCTTCGACCACGTGAAGTAATGGCCGGGTGCGTCGTCGCCGGCCCAGTCAACGCCCGTGGTGTCCTGGGTGGCCGGAACCCGTTCGTAGTGATCGGCGTACTCGGGGACGCCGGCTCGTTGAAGTTGAAACGCCGGATGGTCACGGGAGGTGTGATTGATCACGAGGTCGAAGAGCATCCTGATGTCGGCCTCGTGGAGGCGATCGACCAGCGACGCGAATTCTTCACGCGTGCCGAGATCCGCGGCGGTGTCGAACAGATCGGTGATGTGGTAGCCGTGGCGGGTGGGGCTCTCACAGACTGGCGTGAGCCAGACAGCATCGACGCCGAGCGATTCGAGATAGGGAACTCGTCGTTCGATCGCCGCGAACGTGGTGTCGACGGTGTCGCCGGCGAACGCCCGAACGAAGATCTCGTAGATAGTCGCGTCGCGAACCCACGCCGGTGGATCGGCGGGACGGTCGAACGAGATGGTCCGCGTCCGTTCGCCGGCGGGCTCAGAATGGATCGTCAGCGTGTCGGCGATGCTGTGTCGTTCGGCGACGGCGACGGCGTGGACGCGCGATAGTTCCGAAAGCGTGTCGACAGAGGCTCGCAACGTCTCGTCGTCGACGGTGACTGCATCGCGCGTAAGGGTATCCCGGTCGTCGAGATGGAACTCGACGCTCGGCACGCTCCCGTTGGGAGCGGCGTCGGCCGTCGCGGTCACGACGATTTCGTCGTCCTCACGCCGTCCGTCGAGGCGAACACGCGGCCGGCCGGGGCCATCGACCGTGACCTCGCTCGTCGCATGCGGCTCAAACTCGTCGTCGAAGGCGAAGATGGCCTCGTGTGTGCCGGGTGGAAGCGTCACGTCGAGGAACCACTCGTTGCCCACGTACCCGCCGGCGCGAGCGTTCTCACCGGAACGATCACCCTCCCCAGTGCGCTCGGCTCGGTGTGTCCCCATCGTGAAATCGTTGAACTGCCCGATCACGGCGGCGTGGTCGACACCATCGAGGTCGCTATCCACCTCGTCGGTGGTCACGCTGAAGCGTGCCTCACGGCGAGGATCGGGGAATACGCGCACCGTTTGGCTGTGAACACCGTCGGGAGCGTCGAGTTCGACGCGGTAGATGCCAGGAACGTCCGGCACGAGGTGGACGACCGCTTCGTCGTCGATCGTCACCATGCTCTCGGCCGGTTGGTCGACGATTTGCCACGCGTACTCCGCTACCGTGTCGGGGTTGCGCGGTGCCAATTCGATCGATTCACCGACGTGAAGAAAGCGCGGTGGTCCAGGGTGGTGCATACTCACACGGGTCGCCACCGAAGGGTTTGACCGTTTCGGTTGTGGAAGAGATTTGAACTACAATTGCACCAAAGTTATTAGGGCGTGGAGAGGACGCTCTATCAATGCACCTCCGCGACGCGCTGGACGATTACAAGCGTCACCGAGACGACGCCACTCGGTTTCCAGGCGAACGACGGACGACGACCGGGCGTTTCTCCGGGTCCGATGGGCGACTCATGCACGTCGACGAGGACGGGGCGATACGGGATTGTAGCTATCCGCTCATGGGACTGACCGGAATCGTTCGTTCCCGGTTCGGCGTCCGACCGATCGACGAGACCGAGCCGACATGGTTCGACGCCCGGCGCAGTACTCAGCGTTACGAGGGCGATACCGCACTCGTCGTCACCGATCACAAGACCGACCACGGAGTGATAACCCAGTACGACCTCACATTCGACGAAATACACGTCACCCACGTCGACGTGAGTGCGGCCGAGGAGTCTCTTGACGTGGTTGCCGGCGTCGGGTTCGCTCCGGACGGGCGTGACACGCGCATTGGACAGCTCCATCACGATGATGCGATCGAATTCTACCACGCCGCGGAAACCGATTACCTCGCAAGCGCCACCGGGTTCGAGACGATCTGTAGCTCTGGACTCGACGGGTTTGAAGCTCTTCTCGACGGGACACCGTCCACGTACCCCCGGGCGGATGAAGAGCAGACCTCGGGAGAAGACGCACTGGGTGGCGACGTCTGCTGTGTGCTCCCGGTCGAGAACGGGACGGCAACGATGGCGACGCTGTTGACGAGACGCACGGACCAGCCGCGCGAGGCCGCTCTCGACGCGGTTCGAACGGCCGCAGCGGACCACAATGCCGCCGCACTCGAACGTGCAGCCAACCGACGAGCCGTACCGTTCACTACTGAACACCTGCACGCCGACGCGATCAGGACAGATCTCCGGGTACTCTCGGCGCTTACTGGGCAGTCGGGGCTCCGGATCGCTGCCCCGGAATTCGACCCGTACTACGCCCATTCAGGAGGGTACGGCTACGCGTGGTTCCGCGACGACGCCGAAACCTCGTCGTTCCTCCTCGACGCCGACCGGCAGCTCGATCTCGGGCTCGACGACTGGCACGCCTGCAGCGCAGCGGCCTACGCCGCGACACAGCGCGACGACGGGACGTGGCCACACCGTGTCTGGGCATTCGACGGCACGCTCGCGCCGGGCTGGGCCAATGGTCGGCTGGAGACAGACAAGCGCGAGGACTATCAAGCCGATCAGACGGCGAGCGTCGTGGCCTACCTAGCAGCGCATGGGAGCGGGAACGACCACCACGACGTGGTGAACCGCGCGCTCGACGCGCTTGACGACGACCTCGCCACCGACGGCCGGCCAATCGGCGGCGAGAACGCGTGGGAGGACATGACCGGACGGTTCACCCACACCACAGCCACCGTCCTCGAAGCGTATTCGGCGGTCGCCGCGACCGACAGCGATCTCGCCGACCGAGCGGCCGAGCAGGCCGCTGTGGTCTATGACGGCCTGGACGATCTCTGGGTCGAAGAGCGCGGCATCTTCGCACTGCGCGAGTACGGCCCCGACCATGACGCCGACGGCGAACTCGACGATCGGTGTGATTCGGCAACATTCGCGCTTGTCAGCGCTCACCGCGAGCACGCTCGTATCGGCGACATCGACGACGAGCGTCTCGATCGGCTCGTATCACACGTCATGACGCTCGTCGACGAACTTCGACACGATCCCGACAGTAGTGCAGTTGCCGGGCTCGTTCGGTACGACGGCGACGACTGGCGACGGCGCGAACAGGGCCACGAGAAGATTTGGACGGTCTCGACAGCATGGGGGGCGTACGCCGCCGGATCGCTCGCCGCGATGCTCGCCGAACACGACGACGAACGCACAGAGGAACTGGCCGCAACGGCCCGAGACCTGCTCGGACTCGTCCTGCCCGACGGCCCGCTTGCCCGCGACGACGGCTCGTTGCCGGAACAGGTGTTCGACGACGGGACGCCCGACAGCGCGACGCCACTAGGATGGTCTCACGCACTGCGGCTGGCGACGATCGCTCTGCTCGACGAGTACTCTATGCTCGAACCACATGCAGTTGTTGCGAACGACTGACCCGCGTCGTCAGGGCGACGTCGTTGCCGCGACCGCCGGCTCGGGAGCGTCCGTCGTCAGTAGCGAGTCGCCGCTTGTCGTGTCGAAGAGATGCACTTCCTTCGGCTCGAACGTCACGCGAATGACGTCGCCCGTCTCGGGTTCGACGTCGGAGGCGACCCGGGCGATGAACTCTGGCCCGAGATCCAGATAGAGGTAATTGTCACTTCCAACCGGTTCGACGACCTCAACACCGGTCTCGATTCCGTCTCGATCGCCGGTAACGCGAACGTTTTCAGGACGAATCCCGAGCCGCGCGGTCGTCACGTCGGCTGCGGCGACGCGCTCGCCACGCTTGCCAGTCAGTTCGTACTCGAAGCGGTTCTCGTTCACGAGCTTGACACCCTCGTCGGCGGTCTCAACGGTGACATCGAGGAGGTTCATCGAGGGTGAGCCGACGAATCCACCGACAAACTCGCTGTTCGGAGTCGTATACACATCCTTCGGTGTGCCGGTCTGCTGGAGAACGCCGCCGTTCATGATGGCGAGTCGGTCGCCCATTGTCATCGCTTCCTCCTGATCATGGGTCACGTAGATCGCTGTGGTTCCAAGTTCGTCTTGGAGGCGCTGAATCTCGGTCCGCATGCTCGCCCGGAGCTTCGCGTCGAGATTGGAAAGCGGCTCGTCGAACAGGAACACGTCCGGCTCGCGCACGATGGCGCGACCGAGCGCGACGCGCTGTTTCTGACCACCGGAGAGCTCGCTGGGTTGGTCGTCGAGTAGCCCCTCGATACCCATCATCGCCGCCGTCTCGTCGACTTTGGCGTTGCGTGCGTCCTTGCCGAGGTCGGTGCTCATCCGGAGGCCGAACGCCATGTTCTGCCGGACGGTCTTGTGTGGGTACAGTGCGTAGTTCTGGAACACCATCGCAACATCGCGGCGACGCGCGTGGACGTCAGTAACGTCTTCACCACCGATGTGAACCCGTCCCGACGTCGGCTGTTCAAGTCCCGCGATCATGCGGAGTGTCGTAGATTTCCCACAGCCAGAGGGGCCGACGACCGTGACGAATTCGCCATTGGCCACCTCCAGAGAGACATCATCGACCGCCACTAGCCGTCCGCTGTTGAACTCCTTTCTGAGAACGTCAAGCGTGACAGTTGCCATCCGCTGAGGGCTATGGGCGAACGAACATAGTTCTTCCCCCGAAAAGAGAATTTGCGATGTGATATTTCGTAGCAGTTATATTGTGGTGGTTCAAGGCGATGA harbors:
- a CDS encoding ABC transporter ATP-binding protein, producing MATVTLDVLRKEFNSGRLVAVDDVSLEVANGEFVTVVGPSGCGKSTTLRMIAGLEQPTSGRVHIGGEDVTDVHARRRDVAMVFQNYALYPHKTVRQNMAFGLRMSTDLGKDARNAKVDETAAMMGIEGLLDDQPSELSGGQKQRVALGRAIVREPDVFLFDEPLSNLDAKLRASMRTEIQRLQDELGTTAIYVTHDQEEAMTMGDRLAIMNGGVLQQTGTPKDVYTTPNSEFVGGFVGSPSMNLLDVTVETADEGVKLVNENRFEYELTGKRGERVAAADVTTARLGIRPENVRVTGDRDGIETGVEVVEPVGSDNYLYLDLGPEFIARVASDVEPETGDVIRVTFEPKEVHLFDTTSGDSLLTTDAPEPAVAATTSP